A genome region from Oscillospiraceae bacterium includes the following:
- the atpF gene encoding F0F1 ATP synthase subunit B, with the protein MDEFLSFVTIDVWTMIMTWGNLLILFFAMKKFLFKPVKAIMDKRQEEIEKSISSAEIAKKDAENLKCEYVLKLSEAKAEADSIIKTAVKNAQLKEEEIIKDANKKAADILERADKEIENQKKAALSDIKGEVSDIAISIATKIIKKDINEKDHEQLINEFIDEIGDAS; encoded by the coding sequence ATGGATGAATTTTTATCCTTTGTTACCATAGATGTATGGACAATGATTATGACATGGGGAAATCTTCTTATCCTCTTTTTTGCTATGAAAAAATTCTTGTTTAAGCCTGTTAAGGCTATAATGGATAAAAGGCAGGAAGAGATTGAGAAGTCTATTTCCTCTGCAGAAATTGCAAAAAAAGATGCTGAAAATCTAAAATGCGAGTACGTATTAAAACTTTCGGAAGCAAAAGCCGAAGCGGACTCTATTATAAAGACTGCTGTTAAAAATGCTCAGCTTAAAGAAGAAGAAATTATAAAAGATGCGAACAAAAAAGCTGCTGACATTTTAGAGAGAGCAGACAAAGAGATTGAGAATCAGAAAAAAGCCGCATTGTCGGATATTAAAGGCGAGGTTTCTGATATTGCCATATCTATTGCAACAAAGATTATTAAAAAAGATATAAACGAAAAAGACCATGAACAGCTTATTAACGAATTTATAGATGAAATAGGTGATGCTTCATGA
- a CDS encoding F0F1 ATP synthase subunit delta, with protein MSDFSKKYAGALYDLCKEENITKEVLEELLVIDTVIKENKEYKNLLDTPAISLKDRLSIIDEAFSSCSLYVLNFIKLLCENKKFYEFSLVVSNFNKLYDEERNIERVEAITCVALSDEQASSLREKIEKITKKNVHLTNKVDKSIIGGVILKFKNRMYDGSIRKSLNEIACKIKNSTL; from the coding sequence ATGAGTGATTTTTCAAAAAAATACGCAGGGGCGTTATACGACCTTTGCAAAGAAGAGAATATAACCAAAGAAGTATTAGAAGAACTTTTAGTTATTGATACTGTCATAAAAGAAAATAAGGAGTATAAAAATCTTCTTGATACTCCTGCAATTTCTCTTAAGGATAGATTAAGTATCATAGATGAGGCTTTTTCTTCCTGTTCTTTGTATGTTTTAAATTTTATAAAACTTCTTTGTGAAAACAAAAAGTTTTATGAGTTTTCCTTAGTTGTTTCAAATTTTAACAAACTTTATGACGAAGAAAGAAATATCGAAAGGGTAGAGGCGATAACCTGTGTTGCCCTTTCGGATGAGCAGGCTTCAAGTTTAAGAGAAAAGATAGAAAAGATAACTAAAAAGAATGTGCATTTAACAAACAAAGTTGATAAAAGCATTATTGGCGGTGTTATCTTAAAATTCAAAAACAGAATGTATGACGGCAGTATAAGGAAAAGTCTTAATGAAATTGCCTGTAAAATTAAAAACAGTACTTTATAG
- the atpE gene encoding ATP synthase F0 subunit C, producing MDALLAKTIVLAASAIGAGLAMIAGIGPGIGQGFAAGKAAEAVGRQPEAKSDITSTMLFGCAVAESTGIYGLVVALILLYANPFIGMLGL from the coding sequence ATGGACGCATTATTAGCAAAAACAATAGTATTAGCAGCTTCAGCAATTGGAGCAGGATTAGCAATGATTGCAGGTATAGGACCCGGTATAGGTCAGGGTTTTGCTGCAGGCAAAGCAGCTGAAGCAGTTGGACGTCAACCAGAAGCAAAAAGTGATATTACATCTACAATGCTGTTTGGATGTGCTGTCGCAGAATCAACAGGTATTTACGGTTTGGTTGTAGCACTTATATTACTTTACGCAAACCCATTTATAGGAATGTTAGGACTGTAA